In Argiope bruennichi chromosome X1, qqArgBrue1.1, whole genome shotgun sequence, a single window of DNA contains:
- the LOC129959063 gene encoding uncharacterized protein LOC129959063 yields MGRHQRGNNSKSCSAMDIDPRPSWNNLCPSYIEAHRNKLMEEESNGPVIGSPPPAGPPRVSWDGNYPDDVPKHKSQKSSKDQEAIDAADLSNRVQDIRLQPPQPIIICETVEDVKTVLNESGSASSVSLAVPPVDISNEKKRPPLSAPY; encoded by the coding sequence ATGGGAAGACATCAACGCggaaataattccaaatcttgTTCTGCTATGGACATCGACCCTCGTCCTTCTTGGAATAATTTATGCCCTAGTTATATCGAAGCTCATCGTAACAAACTCATGGAAGAAGAATCCAACGGCCCAGTGATTGGCTCTCCTCCACCTGCAGGTCCTCCCAGAGTCTCGTGGGACGGAAACTACCCTGATGATGTGCCAAAGCATAAATCGCAAAAGTCATCAAAAGATCAAGAAGCCATTGATGCAGCCGACTTGTCAAACCGCGTGCAGGATATTCGACTTCAACCACCGCAACCTATCATCATTTGCGAAACCGTCGAAGACGTGAAGACGGTCCTGAATGAAAGCGGATCCGCAAGCTCTGTATCCCTGGCTGTACCACCTGTGGATATCTCAAATGAAAAGAAACGGCCACCCTTGTCTGCTCCTTATTAA